TTTTGCAAGAAGTATATTTTTACAAGGATTATTACTTATGAATTCTGAGGAAGTACCTGATGCTTTATTAGGTGTAAATCCATACATTCAAAAGTTAGATGAATTATCGAATAAACTAGGGATAAAACGTTATGAATTAGTATTAAACTATGCGTTGGCGAATCCAGGAATTGATTACATTGTCATTGGCATTGAACATATTGATCAGTTAAAAAAATTATATAGCACTATAAGAAAAATAGAAAATTGTGACTTCACAGGACAAGTAAATCAAATGGAAATAACTAATATAGATCCTAGAATAGTCAGGCCTTATATGTGGTAGAACTGTATTAACATAGTCAAGGAGGGATAGGATGTTTGGGAACTCTGAGAAAAAGATATGCGCTACTATTGAAGCGAGAATGACTTCTACAAGATTGCCAGGAAAAGTAATGTTAGATATTGCTGGGAAACCAGTTATTCAACATATCATAGAGCGATTAAGGAGAAGTAAATATTTGGACGAAATTGTAGTAGCGACTACTACGAACTATGAGGACGATGTTCTTGTTAAACTATGTGAAGAAATTGGATGTAAATATTATCGAGGCAGTGAAAATGATGTATTACTACGAGTATTACAAGCAGCACAATCAGTCAGTGGGGACATAATTGTAGAGATAACTGGAGATTGTCCATTTGCTGACTGGAGACATGTAGACACTTTAATAGCTAAATTTTTCTCTGGTGATTACGATTATGTTTCAAACACAATTGAGCGAACCTTTCCAGATGGATTTGATGTTCAGGTATTTCCAACATCAGTGCTTAATGAAGTCAATACTCTGACGAGTTGTCCAGTAGACCATGAACATGTCTCTTTATTCATTTATTCCAATGCTGATCGTTACAAATTACTTAATTGGTATGCACCATCCAATCTTAATTATCCCGATATAGAAGTTACTTTAGATACTAAGGAAGACTATAAGTTAATTTCAACAATCTATGAGGCGCTTTATTATAAAGATCAAGATTTTTCGGCTGATGAAGTTGTTGAGTATCTTTTACAAAACCCGCAACTATTAAAGATAACTGAAACGATAACTAGAAAAAATCCTTATCAAGAAAAAGCAATGAGAGGGACTGAATATGATAGATGATCTACCAAGGTATAATACGCTCATAGTAGGTGCTGGAAACATTGGAGCTTTTTATCATACTCCGTCTTCTACGGATGTCGTTACTCATGCCCAAGCCTATTGTAAACACCCAGATAAATTTCAATTGGTTGGCTTTGTTGACACAGATGTAATGAAAGCTAAAAAGGCAGCTGCTAAATGGGACACAAATGCGTTTGATTCCCTTCAAAATGCATTTGATAAGTACCCTATAGATATCGTTTCCGTTGCGGTTCCAGATGAGTATCATCATATCGTAATGAGCGAACTATTAAAATACGATGTGAAGCTTATTTTCTTAGAGAAACCAATTGCAGATTCGAAGCAAAATGCCCGTATGATTATGCACCAATATCTACCTGTTGAAACACCCGTTCTAGTCAATTACAGTCGAAGGTTTACTAAAGAGTTTCAAGTTCTGAAAAATAGGATTCAGTCAGGTGAGTTTGGGGATTTTTTAAATGGAACCGGGTACTATGGGAAGGGGTTGATCCATAACGGATCACACCTGATAGACCTATTATTTTATTTATTCAACAATGTTACGGTTGACAATCAATACATCGGTTCAATTTATGACTATTATGAAAACGATCCCAGTATCAGCGCTACACTAAAGATTAACAACAAACCATTTCTATTACAAGCTATTAACTGTCAGTTGTATGAAATTTTTGAAATAGATTTGTTTTATGAAAAAAAGCGTATAACCATTACTGATTTAGGTTTTGTTTTAAAGGAGTACGATGTGTTACCTTCACCGTATTTCAAAGGATATGTGAATTTAGTAGAAAGCATTACAAGGAAAACAACGCTTGGACAAGCTTTAGATAATGCAGTTATTAACATATATGAGCATTTAACTATGCACAAAGGTATTATCTGCTCTCTAGAAGATGCCTACAGGTCTTTTGAACTGTGCCATAAAATTATGGAAGGATATAAGGATGAAAAAAATACTGCTATATTCTAGAGATCCTGGTGCTGCTAACGTTATTATTCCAATATATTCAGAATTACTAAAGAGCTCGTATGTTGTTAAGCTTTTGGGGAAGGATGCAGCAATCTCTAAATACAAGCTATTTAATATATATAACTATACGAATGTTAGTAACAGTACAGAGGACACTAGTGTTGATTATTGGATTAATTATTTGAAAGATCACAAATTTGATTTTGTGATTACTGGAACTGGTTCTGAAGAGTATTCAGATAAATATTTGTGGAAAGCATGTGAGCATGTAGGAATACCTAGTCTTGCCATATTGGATCAATGGATGAATTATGGAGTAAGGTTTTCAAAATATCATGCTACTCAACTGCACTTGTATGAAAATGATAACGAACACATATTTCAACCCTCATATATTTTTGTTATGGATAGTGAAACAAAAGAAGAAATGGTGAGGATAGGTTTTGATGAAAAAAAGATAATAGTAACGGGGCAGCCTTATCTTGATTTTCTTAATCGCTTTAAAAGTACTATTGATTATAACAATATATTACATTATAAAGAAAAGATAAATTGTCTCAATGAAGATTTAGTAATTGTATTCGCATCCGAGAATATTACAAAAACTGAAGTTGACTTCAATAATGGTTATATAGGTTATACAGACAAATCAATTATTGAAGAATTAATACTGGCAATACAAAAAAATAATCGTAAATACAACAAAAAAATAAAAATCATTATAAGACGTCATCCTAACGAACACATAGATGTGTACTCAGATATAATATCTAACTTTGGGGACGAGCATGTTAATATTGAAATTGACAATGAATCAAATTTGTTTGAACTTATACTCGCAGGGGACTGTATTGTTGGCATGTCTTCCATGTTATTAATTGAAGCATCTTTATTAGGAAAGTATATAATGAGCATTCAAATTGGTATATCTAAAGAAAACCCATTTGTACTACATCAAAAAGGCTTATTACAATCAATTACAAGCCGTAAAGAACTTGAAGAACAAATTGATCTGGTTCTAAATAATCAATATTTTAAAGGGGCAAACGTAACTGGTCATATTGATGCGATTGAACGAGTAATTAATAAATTGGAGGAATTGCTATGAGTATATTGGCAATCAATGGTGGAAAGAAAGTCAGAACAACATTATTCCCAGCTTATAAAATCATTGATAAAGAGGAAAAGGAGATAGTGTCCGAAGTTTTGGAATCAGGGATATTATCTAAATTTCTCGGTTGTTGGGATGAGGATTTTTATGGTGGTCCACAAATAAGGGCGTTAGAAGAAGAGTGGGCGTCCTATTTTGATGTTAAACATGCGATTGCAGTTAATTCCGCTACATCTGCATTGTATTGTGCCATGGGGGCAGCCGGTGTTGGTCCTGGTGATGAGGTGATTGTTTCCCCTTATACTATGTCTGCATCGGCAACTGCTCCACTTGTATATAATGCGATTCCGATTTTTGCTGATATTGAAGAGGATTATTATTGTATTTCAGCAGAATCAATTAAAAATAGAATTACAGATAGAACAAAAGCAATTATTGTTGTTGATATATTTGGGTTACCATATGATGCAGAACGAATTAACGCTATTGCAAAGGAACACAACCTCATTGTTATAGAAGATACAGCGCAGGCTCCGTTTGCTAAATACCAAGGTAAGTTTGCTGGTACACTCGGCGACATTGGAATCTATTCATTAAATTATCATAAACATATTCACTGTGGCGAAGGGGGCATTATAGTAACTGATAATGATGATCTTGCAGAACGGATGAGATTGATACGAAATCATGCAGAAGCTGTAGTTGAAGGTATGGGATTTCATACGTTAGTGAATATGGTAGGCTTTAATTACCGAATGACAGAAATAGAGGCTGCTATTACAAGGATGCAATTGAAGAAGTTAGCACCGTTAGTTGAAGAGAGACAACGTCTAGTTAAATATCTAAATAGTAAATTACAAGGGATTCCTTGTTTAGAATTGCCAAACGAGAGAATAGAAAGTGAACATGTGTATTATGTTCACCCGATTAAATATAAACAGGAAGTTGCTGGTATTTCGAGAAGTACGTTTATTAATGCGGTTAAAGCTGAACTAATGCCAACAGAATTAAGAGAAAGCGAAGGGGTTCTTATTTCTGAAGGATACGTTAAACCGCTATATCTCCAACCCCTGTATCAAAAATTAACAGCTTACGGTGACAAAGGCTGTCCATTTAACTGTAATTATTATAATAAGCCAATCGTATATAAAGAGGGTTTGTGTCCTGTAGCTGAAAAAATGCATTATCATGAGCTGTTTACCCATGAATTAATTCGTCCACCAATGACTTATAAAGACTTGGATGATGTCGCCAATGCATTCATAAAAGTGTGGGAGAACAGGCGGGAATTACATGAATAGTAGAATTTTTATTAAAGGACAAGACGTATATTTAAGGCACTTGCAACTCACAGATATCGAAGGAAACTATTTGCATTGGTTTGATAATGAAATTGTTTGTAAATATAATGAACATCATAGATATCCATATTATAGTGAACAGCTTGAATCTTATATCAAAAATTTAGCAGGAAATCACAATAATCTTGTGTTTGCAATTATTACTAATGAAGAAAATGAGCATGTAGGAAATATTTCTATTCAAAACATTTGCTATATTAACAGAAGTGCTGAAATCGCAATTATAGTTGGTGAACGAAAATATTGGGGGAAAGGCCATTCTAGCGAAGCCATGCAGTTAATAATAAGCCATGCATTTTACACGTTAAATTTACATCGCTTATATTGTGGCACGCATTCCCAAAATGTTGGAATGATTAAGTTAGCACATAAGCTAGGTTTTCAACAGGAAGGGATACGAAGAAAAGCTATTTATAAAAATGGGGATTATTCTGATATAATAGAATTTGGATTATTAAAGGACGAATATAATGGACTATAACTAAGATGATTGGAGAGATAAACGTGGTTCAAAAAAGAAAACCACTATTTTCAAACATAAAGTATTGCACTCGTTGCTGTATGCCAGAAACAGAAGAAGATATCGTATATGATGAAGTAGGAATCTGTCAAAGTTGTCAGTCTTCCGAACAAAAAATGCATATTAATTGGGTAGAACGGGAAAGAAAGTTACAAAAAATCCTTAATGAAGCAAAGGAAAAAGCGGGTAATAATTACGACTGCATCATACCGATTAGTGGTGGGAAAGATAGTACGTTTCAACTACATGTATTAACTAAAATATACGGTATGAAACCATTAGCCGTAACATTTAATCATAATTGGTATAGCGAAACTGGTTGGTACAATTTACAAAATTCTTTAGAGAAATTCAATTTGGATCATATAATGTATACACCTAACAGGTCTTTGGTAAACAAATTAGCAAAGCAATCACTTGAAAAGATTGGTGATACATGTTGGCACTGCCATGCGGGAGTAGGTTCATTTCCTTTGCATATAGCAGCTAAGTTTAACATCCCACTATTGATATGGGGAGAATCCATAGCAGAAGCAAGTGGACGTGCTTCATATTATAATCCTGTTCATAAATTCGACAGGGAGTATTTCACTAAGGTGTCAGCCAAAATAAAACCAGATAAAATGGAATCTGAAGAATTATCTGCTAAAGATCTACATCTTTTTGAAGTTCCCACAGAAGAAGAATGCGAAAAGGCAGGAGTATTTGGCATTCATTTAGGTGATTTTATTTTCTGGGATGATGAAAGGCAAACGGAATTCGTTAAGGAACATTACGGCTGGCGTGAAACGCAGATGGAAGGGACATACAAGCGATACAAAAGTGCGGAATGTATTATGGCAGGAATGCACGATTTTACCTGCTATCTGAAGCGTGGGTTTGGCCGAGCAACATTTCAAGCTTGTGTTGACGTTCGGAATGGCTTGCTAACTAGGGAAGAAGGGTTCGAACTTATTGAGAAACATGACCCGGAAAGACCGGAAGCGCTAGACTATTTTCTTAAGATTACAGGCATGTCAGAAGATGACTTTCATGAAATAATGAGCATCCATCGTTTGCAAAAACTGCGAGATATAGATATGCCAATTAAAGAGAAACTCCATAAAAACCAAGAGAAAATTATGCCTTATCCAGAACAAATTATTGAGAAACTAAACCCTACTAAATAATTACCGATATAGTATTAAATTTGGGGGAAACGAAATGAAGAGTTTTGCTGACCATAGTATATTAGAGTTACTTGCCTTATTAAAGAATAAAGAACTTACGGTTCTAGACATAGTAGATATATGTATAAACAGAAATAATGTGTCGAATTACGCTAACAAAGCGTGGGCCTATTATGACCAAGACATAATAATGAAACAAGCATATTATGTGCAGGACAAATATAACTTAATAGAAAAAAAACACAGTTTGTTTGGCATTCCAATTGGAGTAAAAGATATATTCAATACTATAGATTATCCAACGCAAATGGGAAGTCCTTTATGGAAAGGATTTACTCCTGGTAATGATGCGCGTATAGTATATAATATCAAAAATGCTGGTGGAATTATAGCTGGAAAAACTGATACTGCGGAGTTTGCAGTACATGCACTTAATAGCACGGTGAATCCTCATAATGAAGATAAAACTCCAGGAACTTCATCAAGTGGTTCGGCTGCACTTGTTGCATTAGGAGTTGTTCCTGTTGCTCTGGGTTCGCAAACAGCTGCATCCATTGTTCGGCCCGCCAGTTTTTGTGGTGTTTATGGATGTAAACCTTCTTTTGGTACCATACCAAGAACAGGTGTATTAAAGACCGCAGATACACTAGATAGTATAGGGTACTTTACAATTCATTTACAAGATATTCGACATATTTTTGACGTATTAAGAGTGCGTGGTGAGAACTATCCGATTTGTCAGGAAGCTTTCACAGATGAAAATAGACAACTGCCTCCTATAAAAAGACCTTGGAAAATAGGTTTTGTTAAAGGTTATGTATGGGATTACGCGGAGGAGTATGCTAAGAATTCTATAAATGAGTGGGTGCAAAAACTTGAAGCCAGTGCTTCTGAGTTCTATGTTGAAGAAGTGGAATTGCCTAAAAGCACTTTTATAGCTCATCAAACTCATTCTGACATTTATCATAGAAGCTTATCTTACTATTTCAAAGAAGAATATAAAGAAAGCCAAATTTCTGATATTATGAGAAACATCATGGGCGAAGGAACTAAAATTACAACTGAGAAATATTTGGCTGCACTAGAACAACAAGTTTTAATACAAAATGACATGGATGAATTACTGTGTGAATATGACGTTATTATCTCATTAAGTACTGCTGGGTCTGCTCCTGCGAGAGAAGAAGTAGAAAAACCAGACAATGGGTTGATTTGGACATTGGCGCATCTACCAGTCATTAGTGCCCCGGTATTCTTATCTCCGAACAAGATGCCATTTGGTGTACAATTAGCATCAAGGAAATATAGTGATTATAAACTTATGGAATTTTTAAAACGGTTAAACGAATTAGATTTAGTCCCAGACAAATCAAATCCAGTACTAGAATAGTAATCCGTCAAAATAACGCATGAGGTAGAGTAATGAATCTATTTTTAATTGAAAATGATACTACTATATCAGTCATATCAAAATCTGACAATTTTAATTCTAATGAGGATATAATTGTCTGTTTTAATTATTTAGTATATTTAAGATGCCAACAAGATCCTTTAATAATAAATTATCATTTTATAGAAGACTTATTTACTAACGATGATTATGAAGCGCTTCATTCTATAACAGATACATTTGCTATGAATTGGTATAAGGAGAATGGTATCGATTTTACTGAATATGATGGAATTTCCTATGGGGAGATTGTAGAAATTACTTTTTCAAGATCATATTTAGCTAGCATATTGGTGAAATATGGGGAAGCAATACGCAAAGCTATGGAATGGTACCCAACTATAAGTGTAATAAATTCCGATTTTTCTAAGCAGGCGAATTATTTTTACTTTGTTAATGGGAATGAAAGATTTTTCGATAAAAATAGTCTAGTTGAGAAAATGGCATTACATTTTAACAAGAAATTTAATTTTATTAATCCTATATCTATGATTCCATCAGCCAATATTGCTGATCTTCATGTGGATACATCAAAAAAAACTCTGTCAAAGATATATGCTGTGATTTGCATGTTTTTAAATATTTTAGCTAATATAATAAATGGTTTTAATAAATCGAAGAAGAGGATTTATCTTACAGCATACTTTAATTCCAACAATCTTTTGAATTATAAGACAAGCAATTTAGTAATTCCAAGGATACCGAAAAGCGTTTTGAAAGATTATAAGAAGTTTTTTACAGGAATAAAATATGTAGATATTAACCATGTAAATCAGAAAATTACTACGAGTGATATGGATTTTATTAATGGTCTTATTCAAAAGGTTGATGGAATAGATTCTAACTTTTCGTACAATGGTATAGATTACAATTTCATATATAATCCAATTATAAAAAACCTTATAAGAGAAAGGATACCAGGTTTTATACTATTTAAGAAACAACTAAAAGAAGTTATTATGGCTAATAACATAGCGAAATTTATGGTCATAGATACATTCGATGAAAAAAATCACATTACAATCCAAGTATGTAAAAATCTAAACGTATCTACAATATTTGTTGAGCATGGAATAGCAAATTATCGAAATGCGCAAAAGATTGGTGATAAGAGAACGCCAAATTATTATATTTTACCGGGTTCGTTTAATCCGTATCCATATTTGGGGACTGAAACTAGAATATTAGGCACCCCAATTATGGACTTTTATCACCAAGTTGGCAGAAGAAAAATTAATAAAATTAGTAAAGTTATGTTCTTAACATTTCAAGATAATTTTTATACGAGATTAGATAGATTTGCTTATCAAGAAAAATACTATAAAGAAATTTTTTCTACTTTTGACACTCTTTTAGATAATGGAATAGACGTCTATTATAAACCTCATTTTGAGAACAAAGAGTACCATAAGTATTTATTTAATTTTTTTGATGTAGATATAGAAAAAATTAATTATGTAGATAAAGGGATATTTAGTGGTTATATATCTGAGATTGACCTTTTAATTACTAATGTATCTACATGCTATTATGAGTCACTAGCTGCTGGAGTGCCAGTAATTTTTATGGAACCTGAAGGTTCACCTTGCGACGCACTACTTCCACCGTTAAATGGTGTGAATGGTATTGATGTGTTGCGAGTAAGTACAGGAGAAGAATTGATTAAAGTAATTAATGAAAATATGAACAATCCAGAAGCTTTAAATCGTTTTGTTGATAAGTTTTTGGCTGAACAGGCACCTAAATATATGGGTGCTATGGACGGCCAAGCAAGTAATAGGATTATAGATTTTCTAAATGAGAATCTAGATAATTAATAAAGGTGGGATACTATGATAGTTGCAATCATGATGGGGAGAGAGGGAAGTAGTGGTTTTCCCGGGAAGAATCTGTATACAATTTTAAATCGTTCATTACTCGAATACCCTTTACTAGCTGCAAAACATTCTAAGCATATTGACGAAATCGTGATAACTACCGACTCTCTAAAGATTAAAGAAATAGGACAAGCTTATGGAGCTTCTATCATAGACCGTCCTGATTACCTATGTACGAATTCAGCACTAGGTGAAGATGTATTCGTTCATGCATATGAGGAAATTAAGAATAAGGGCGAAAATATTGAATTTATAGTTTTACTTTTATGCAATGCAGCAACAATTACAGCTGATTTAATAGATGAAGGAATTGAGATTCTTAAAAAACGTCCTGAAGTCGATTCTGCTGTCAGTGTATCAAGATATAATATGTGGAGTCCGCTTCGTGCCCGTAAAGAAAACGAAGAGGGGTTACTTCAACCTTTTGTTCCATTTGAAACTTTCGGTGATCCTAGAACGTTAAATTGTGATCGGGATTCTCAAGGTGATGTCTGGTTTGCAGACATGGGCGTATCAATTATCCGTCCACATTGTTTAGTGAATATAGAAGATGGGTTATTACCTCAAAAATGGATGGGGCATAAAATATACCCATTAAAGCAATGGGGTGGTTGTGATGTGGATTACGAATGGCAAATTCCTGGCGTTGAGTTTTGGTTAAAAAAACATGGATTTACAGAAACAAAAACACCGTATGACAAGTAAGGAGTAGTTAAATCATGTCTACTAATATTAAACCCAATGCTAATTTTCATTCATTATCGAATACATCAGTCCATGATAATATGTCTCCCAAATACCTTGAATACAGAAGAAAATGGATTGATAATCCAAAACAAATGATTCTAGAAAAATTTCCGTTGCACCTAGATATAGAATCCACCAATTTGTGTAACTTGCGGTGTACTTTTTGTGACAAGCAGTCTAATATTGAAAAGGACGGCTTTGGACGAATGGACTTTGGGCTTTATAAGAACATTATTGACGAAGCAAAACAGTTTGGCTTATATAGTATCAAGTTAAGCTATCGGGGAGAGCCATTATTACATCCTAAGATATTTGATATGATTACCTATGCCAAAGAAAGTGGTGTTATAGATATTTATTTCAACACAAACGGTATGCCTTTATCCGATTATACGATAGATAGGCTCATTGACTCTGGGATTAATCGAATTTCTGTATCGGTTGAAGGAACAGATCCTATCGCATTTGAAGAAGCGAGAGTAGGGGCTAGTTTTGACAAGATTAAAGAAAACTTAGTAAAATTACTAGCAAAAAGAAAAGAAAGAAACTCAGAATACCCCAAAATACGCATTCAGACTGTGCTACTTCCTGGAATTGATATGGAAGAATATAAAACGTACTGGGAATCATTTGGTGATGAAGTAGCTGCCATTGACTATAAAGATGAGAATCAAGTTAAGCCAGGTAAAGTGGCTAAGGACTGGGCTTGTCCTCAATTATGGCAACGAATGACAATCGGTTGGGATGGGACTATCTTCATGTGTAACAATGATGACCATAATCGGATTAAATTAGGTAATGTTGCGAATCAAACAATTTATGGTAATTGGAACGGAACAACTATGAATGAAATTAGGGATAAGCACAAGAACGGACTATCGCATTGTGTTCACGCATGTAATGAATGCCCATGGAGAACGGCACAATTAACTAAGTTAGGTGGTACTATATGAAGAATAAAATAGTAATTACTACCTCCAGCTTTGCAGAATACGATAAACAGCCGTTAAACATCTTAAAAGAGACTTATGATCAAGTTGAACTAAATCCTTATGGAAGAAAACTTACAAAGGATGAACTAATAGATTTTGCGCAAGATGCAACAGGTATTATAGCGGGAACTGAAAATTACTCTGGCGATGTTTTAGAAAAACTTCCAAAACTGAAAGTCCTATCACGTTGTGGAACGGGAATGGATAATGTTGATATTAGTGCAGCTAATGAAAAAGGCATTATTGTATGTAATACACCTGATGCACCAACTCTACCAGTGGCAGAATTAACTATTGGACTAATGTTGGATTTATTAAGAAATATTTCAATATCAAATTCTAATGTTAAAAATAGTAATTGGCTGAAACACATGGGTCGGCTACTACAAGGTAAACGTGTAGGTATCATCGGATATGGACGTATAGGGAAAAAAGTCGCTGAACTATTATTGGCTTTTGAAGCGGAAGTTGCTTATTATGATTTATTTACTCATAATAAGGCCCCAATTAGTTATATGTCGTTAGATGAATTATTAGAGTGGGCAGATATTATTACTCTTCATTGCAATGCATCTAAAACGGGTGAATATTTATTAGGCGAAAAAGAGTTAAAAAAAATGAAAAGGGATGCCATGATTATTAACACAGCACGTGGGGAATTAATTGATGAGGAAGCCTTGTATGCTACTCTTATAAATAATCAATACTTTAGTGCTGCTTTAGATGTTTTTGCGGAGGAACCCTATAATGGAAAACTAATAGAATTACCTAATATTATTGTCACCCCGCATATTGGTTCCTACGCTAGAGAGAGCAGAGTAGCAATGGAAATAGAAGCTGTGCATAATTTATGTAAAGGTTTAATAAATCTATGATTATCTTATTATCACATCCTATATCAATGGTTAATCCGGCATATGGCAATCCAACAAAAACTTTGGATTGGAAACAAACGAAAAGCATTCCAAAAGGCGATAGTTGTAACTCATACTCGATTGTTATCGAGAACCATATAGGAACCCATGTTGATGCCCCTGCACATTTTTTTGAAGGCGGTAGAAAAATTGCTGAGTATGAACCGGCTTATTGGCATTTTAAAAACGTGCAAATTATAGATGTGGCATTAGAAGAAGGACAATTGTTGTCAAAAATTGAAATAGAACATGAAGTTAAAGCTGACATAGAGATATTATTATTAAGATCAGGTTGGTCGAAAAAAAGAGGAGAACTATCATATAGCAACTGTAATCCAGGCATATTGCCAGAGGTTGCAACATGGCTTAGAACGGATTATCCGAATGTTCGATGCTTAGGAATGGACTGGATCTCAGTATCTTCTTACATGCACCGTGACATTGGAAGACAAGCTCACTGCGCTTTCCTCAATCCTGATGAACATGGAGAACCAATATTATTACTTGAGGATATGTTCATTCCTTTAGATAATTACAAGCTAGTAGAAGTTTTGGTTGCACCATTTATGATAGACTGTATCGACAGTGCCCCTGTTACAGTCTATGGAATAAGGAGAGACTCCGATGACGATAAAAAAGAAGATAGCTAAATGGTCAATACAAACGGCTATAAAAGAACAAAACTTACAAGGGTATTATGATAAAATTAAAGAGATAGTACCTGATTTATC
The DNA window shown above is from Desulfuribacillus stibiiarsenatis and carries:
- a CDS encoding cytidylyltransferase domain-containing protein → MFGNSEKKICATIEARMTSTRLPGKVMLDIAGKPVIQHIIERLRRSKYLDEIVVATTTNYEDDVLVKLCEEIGCKYYRGSENDVLLRVLQAAQSVSGDIIVEITGDCPFADWRHVDTLIAKFFSGDYDYVSNTIERTFPDGFDVQVFPTSVLNEVNTLTSCPVDHEHVSLFIYSNADRYKLLNWYAPSNLNYPDIEVTLDTKEDYKLISTIYEALYYKDQDFSADEVVEYLLQNPQLLKITETITRKNPYQEKAMRGTEYDR
- a CDS encoding Gfo/Idh/MocA family protein: MIDDLPRYNTLIVGAGNIGAFYHTPSSTDVVTHAQAYCKHPDKFQLVGFVDTDVMKAKKAAAKWDTNAFDSLQNAFDKYPIDIVSVAVPDEYHHIVMSELLKYDVKLIFLEKPIADSKQNARMIMHQYLPVETPVLVNYSRRFTKEFQVLKNRIQSGEFGDFLNGTGYYGKGLIHNGSHLIDLLFYLFNNVTVDNQYIGSIYDYYENDPSISATLKINNKPFLLQAINCQLYEIFEIDLFYEKKRITITDLGFVLKEYDVLPSPYFKGYVNLVESITRKTTLGQALDNAVINIYEHLTMHKGIICSLEDAYRSFELCHKIMEGYKDEKNTAIF
- a CDS encoding DegT/DnrJ/EryC1/StrS family aminotransferase, whose protein sequence is MSILAINGGKKVRTTLFPAYKIIDKEEKEIVSEVLESGILSKFLGCWDEDFYGGPQIRALEEEWASYFDVKHAIAVNSATSALYCAMGAAGVGPGDEVIVSPYTMSASATAPLVYNAIPIFADIEEDYYCISAESIKNRITDRTKAIIVVDIFGLPYDAERINAIAKEHNLIVIEDTAQAPFAKYQGKFAGTLGDIGIYSLNYHKHIHCGEGGIIVTDNDDLAERMRLIRNHAEAVVEGMGFHTLVNMVGFNYRMTEIEAAITRMQLKKLAPLVEERQRLVKYLNSKLQGIPCLELPNERIESEHVYYVHPIKYKQEVAGISRSTFINAVKAELMPTELRESEGVLISEGYVKPLYLQPLYQKLTAYGDKGCPFNCNYYNKPIVYKEGLCPVAEKMHYHELFTHELIRPPMTYKDLDDVANAFIKVWENRRELHE
- a CDS encoding GNAT family N-acetyltransferase; amino-acid sequence: MNSRIFIKGQDVYLRHLQLTDIEGNYLHWFDNEIVCKYNEHHRYPYYSEQLESYIKNLAGNHNNLVFAIITNEENEHVGNISIQNICYINRSAEIAIIVGERKYWGKGHSSEAMQLIISHAFYTLNLHRLYCGTHSQNVGMIKLAHKLGFQQEGIRRKAIYKNGDYSDIIEFGLLKDEYNGL
- a CDS encoding N-acetyl sugar amidotransferase translates to MIGEINVVQKRKPLFSNIKYCTRCCMPETEEDIVYDEVGICQSCQSSEQKMHINWVERERKLQKILNEAKEKAGNNYDCIIPISGGKDSTFQLHVLTKIYGMKPLAVTFNHNWYSETGWYNLQNSLEKFNLDHIMYTPNRSLVNKLAKQSLEKIGDTCWHCHAGVGSFPLHIAAKFNIPLLIWGESIAEASGRASYYNPVHKFDREYFTKVSAKIKPDKMESEELSAKDLHLFEVPTEEECEKAGVFGIHLGDFIFWDDERQTEFVKEHYGWRETQMEGTYKRYKSAECIMAGMHDFTCYLKRGFGRATFQACVDVRNGLLTREEGFELIEKHDPERPEALDYFLKITGMSEDDFHEIMSIHRLQKLRDIDMPIKEKLHKNQEKIMPYPEQIIEKLNPTK
- a CDS encoding amidase; the encoded protein is MKSFADHSILELLALLKNKELTVLDIVDICINRNNVSNYANKAWAYYDQDIIMKQAYYVQDKYNLIEKKHSLFGIPIGVKDIFNTIDYPTQMGSPLWKGFTPGNDARIVYNIKNAGGIIAGKTDTAEFAVHALNSTVNPHNEDKTPGTSSSGSAALVALGVVPVALGSQTAASIVRPASFCGVYGCKPSFGTIPRTGVLKTADTLDSIGYFTIHLQDIRHIFDVLRVRGENYPICQEAFTDENRQLPPIKRPWKIGFVKGYVWDYAEEYAKNSINEWVQKLEASASEFYVEEVELPKSTFIAHQTHSDIYHRSLSYYFKEEYKESQISDIMRNIMGEGTKITTEKYLAALEQQVLIQNDMDELLCEYDVIISLSTAGSAPAREEVEKPDNGLIWTLAHLPVISAPVFLSPNKMPFGVQLASRKYSDYKLMEFLKRLNELDLVPDKSNPVLE
- a CDS encoding cytidylyltransferase domain-containing protein; amino-acid sequence: MIVAIMMGREGSSGFPGKNLYTILNRSLLEYPLLAAKHSKHIDEIVITTDSLKIKEIGQAYGASIIDRPDYLCTNSALGEDVFVHAYEEIKNKGENIEFIVLLLCNAATITADLIDEGIEILKKRPEVDSAVSVSRYNMWSPLRARKENEEGLLQPFVPFETFGDPRTLNCDRDSQGDVWFADMGVSIIRPHCLVNIEDGLLPQKWMGHKIYPLKQWGGCDVDYEWQIPGVEFWLKKHGFTETKTPYDK
- a CDS encoding radical SAM/SPASM domain-containing protein — translated: MSTNIKPNANFHSLSNTSVHDNMSPKYLEYRRKWIDNPKQMILEKFPLHLDIESTNLCNLRCTFCDKQSNIEKDGFGRMDFGLYKNIIDEAKQFGLYSIKLSYRGEPLLHPKIFDMITYAKESGVIDIYFNTNGMPLSDYTIDRLIDSGINRISVSVEGTDPIAFEEARVGASFDKIKENLVKLLAKRKERNSEYPKIRIQTVLLPGIDMEEYKTYWESFGDEVAAIDYKDENQVKPGKVAKDWACPQLWQRMTIGWDGTIFMCNNDDHNRIKLGNVANQTIYGNWNGTTMNEIRDKHKNGLSHCVHACNECPWRTAQLTKLGGTI